AGGATGCCCCGGGGGCGGCAAGCGCGCGTGCATCGGCAGACGGCATGCGCCTTGCTCGACGCGCCCGACGCACGCGCGAGGCCGGGGCGCTCGACTCTTGCGTTGACGAGCCCGTGGGCGGCTGGGGTAGAAGTCGGGACGACAGCAACGGAGGAGGGGCTCCATGGCCGTGGATCGGTTCCGTTTCGTGGCTTCGCTGGCAGCGATCGCGCTGTCGGCGGGCCTGGCATCGGCGCACAAGGAGCGCCCGATCGCCTCCCCGGTGCGGCCGGGGCCGGTCCCCGACCTCAATCGCCCGTGCGCTCAGACCAACATCGTCTGCAAGGCCTCGTCGAAGCCCACCAAAGCGCAGCTCGACGCGATCAAGCAGGACATCGTCTCCTCGAGCGGCCCGGCGCTCGAGGCCGCGAAGGCCGCGCTGGCGGCGTGGAAGCTCAACTCCAAGCTCTTCCGCAAGTGCCACGATCCCTTCCACACGATCGACGGCATCCAGATCGTCCAGGTGCGCTCGAACGGGACCGTCGTCGCGAAGGTGCGCGGCAAGGCGATCGCCGGCGCGATCGGCAGCGACGTCGTGTCGGCGACGGTGCGCGTCGGCGACGGCGAAGAGTCCTGCAGCTCGAGCGGCACCTCGTCGCTCAAGTGCAAGAAGTACGCGCGGCTCTAGTGTCGCTCAAGGACAAAGCCGCCATCGTCGGGATCGGGCAGCTCCCGTTCTCGAAGAACATCGGCAAACCCGAGGAGGTGACCGCCCTCGAAGCGACCAAGATCGCGCTCGAAGACGCGGGGCTGCGGCCCTCGGACATCGACGGCATGGTCAAGTGGAGCATCCAGACCACCGCCGAGAACGTCATCGCTCGCAACCTCGGCGTCCCGAACCTGCGCTTCTTCGGCGAGGTGGGCTACGGCGGCGGAGGAGGGTGCGGGACGATCGGCCACGCCGCAGCCGCGATCGCCGCCGGCATGGCCCGCTGCGTGCTCATCTACCGGTCGCGGAACCGCGGCTCGGGCGGGCGGCCCTGGGCCGGGACGTCGCGCGAGCGCGATCTCTCGCAGGCCGAGGGCAACGAGACCGCCTTCTACGCGCCGTACGGCTTCGTGCGGCCGGTCGACCAGGTGGCGATGTTCGCGCGCCGTTTCCTGCACGAGCGCGGCTACACGACGCGGCATCTCGGCTGGATCGCGGTCTCGACCCGCAAGCACGCGAGCCGGAACCCGTTCGCGATGATGCGCGAGCCGATCACGCTCGACGATCACGCGAACGCGCGGCTCATCTCGGATCCGCTGCGGCTGCTCGACAACTGCCTCGAGACCGACGGCGCCGCCGCGGTGATCGTCGCCGAGGCGGGGCTCGCGCGGAACTGCAAGCAGAAGCCGGCGTGGATCACGGCGGCCTCGCAGGGCATGGGCCCGCGCAACTTCACGATGAACAACTTCTTCAAGAATCCCTTCCTCGAGTCGCCCGGGGCGCACGCGGCGACGGCCCTGTGGGCGATGGCGGGCGTCGGCCCGAAGGACGTCGACGTGGCCCAGCTCTACGACGCGTTCACGCCGCTCGTGCTCGCCTCGCTCGAGGAGTACGGCTTTTGCAAGCCGGGCGAGGCGGGCGCGTTCGTCGAGGACGGCGGCCTCGAGGTGGGCGGCCGGCTGCCCAACAACACGAGCGGCGGCAGCCTCTCGGAGGCCTACGTGCACGGTATCAACCTCATCATCGAGGCGACGCGCCAGATCCGCGGCATCTCGTGCAACCAGGTTCCCGGCGCGAAGCTCTCCCTCGCGACCAGCGGCAACATGGTGCCGACGGGCGCGATCCTCCTGCGGGGCGACTAGGGCATGAGCGAAGCGACGGCGGACGTCGAGCGCCGCACCGGCGGCGAATGGTGGCTTCCCTACTGGGCCGCGGGTCGCGCGCGCGAGCTGCGCTTCCAGCGCTGCAGCGCGTGCAAGGCCTGGCGGCACCCGCCGGGCCCGATGTGTCCCTCGTGCCTGTCGCTCGAGTCGGAGTGGGCGACGGCGAGCGGCCGCGCGACGCTCCTCTCGTGGGTGGTCGTCCACCCGCCCGTGCTGCCGGCGTGGAAGGACCGGACGCCGTTCGTGGTCGTGCTGGTCGAGTGCGAGGAGGGCGTGCGCACCATGGGCAACCTCCTCGGCGCGACCGCGGCGGATCTGCGCATGGACATGCCGATGGCGGTCGACTTCGCGCCGTCGCCCGACGGCGACCTCGTGCCCCAGTGGCGGCCGGCGTAGGGCGCTACGTCGGGATCGACGTCGGCGGGACGAAGATCGAGGGCGTCGTCCTCGGCGAGGATCTCGCGGAGATCGCGCGGCGCCGCGTGCCGACCGAGCGCGAGAAGGGCTACGAGCGCGTCGTCGGGCGCATCGCGGATCTCGTCGCGGAGCTCCGTGCGAGCGCACCCGACTGCCGGCGCGTCGGGATCGGGACGCCGGGCTCGCTGTCGGCGCGCGACCGGACGCTCAAGAACTCGAACACCACGTGCTTGAACGGCCGGCCGCTCCACGCCGATCTCGAGCGGCGCATCGGTCTCGAGGTGGTGATGGAGAACGACGCCAACTGCTTCGCGCTGGCCGAGGTCCGCGCGGGGGCCGCACGCGGCGCGCGGCTGGCGTTCGGCGTCATCCTGGGGACGGGCGTGGGTGGCGGCATCGTCGTCGACGGCCGCGTGTGGACGGGGCCGCAGCACGTGGCCGGCGAGTGGGGCCACCATCGCATCGCCGACGACGGACCCGACTGCTACTGCGGGCAGCGCGGCTGCGTCGAGACCTTCCTGTCCGGGCCGGCGCTCGAGCGGAGCTACCGCCACGCGGGCGGAGACGGCTGCGGCGCGGCCGAGGTGGCGCGCCGCGCCGAGTCCGGCGAGGCGCGCGCGGCGGGCGTCCTCCATCGCTACGTCGATCGCTTCGGCCGTGCGCTGGCGAACGTGATCAACATTCTCGATCCCGACGTGGTCGTGCTGGGGGGCGGCCTGTCGAACCTCGCGTGTCTGTACGGCGCCGGCATCGAGGCCGTGCGCGGCTACGTTTTCAACGACGAGCTCCGCACGCGCATCGTGCGTCACGGCCTCGGCGACGCCGCGGGCGGGCTCGGCGCGGCGCTGCTCACCGTGCCATGAGCGAGCGCGCCGTCGGGTGGCTGATCGTCGCGACGGCGGGCGTGCTGACGGCGTGGCGGGCGCCCATGTATCTCACCGAGCCCAGCTTCTGGGCCGAGGAGGGGCAGTTCTTCTTCCCGTTCGCGTGGAGCCGTCCCTGGCTCGACGCGCTCGTGCAGCGGCCGGTCGTCTACCTCCACCTCTACTGCAACGTGGCGACGCTCGCGGCGGCGAAGCTTGCGGCGGGCGGGCTCATCGCGCTCGAATCGGCACCGCGCGTGACCGCGTGCGCGGGGCTCGCGGCGCAGCTCGTTCCGATGGCGATCATCGCGTTCGGGCGGGCGCCGGAGTGGGACGGAACGTTCCGGCGCGTGGTCGCGGCCGCGCTCGTGCTGCTCGTCCCGCGCACGGGCGGGATCTGGCTCAACAGCGTGACGACGCAGAGCTACCTGGCGCTGGCGGCGTGGCTGCTCGTGCTCGAGCCGCCGCAGGTCCGCGGAGGCCGCGCCACCGCCTACGCCGCGCTCATCACCGTGTGCGGGCTCACCGGCCCGGCGGCGGCCTTCGCGGCGCCGCTCTACGTCTGGCGCGCCTGGCGCGCGCGGACGGCGGCCGCGACGTCGCAGGCGGGCATCATGGTCGCCTGCGCCGTCCTGCAGGTGGTCTCGTTCCTCTGGTTCTTCGGCGCCTCGCTTCCGGGACGCGGCGAGGGCTTCGGCGTGCTCGTGCTCGCGGCCATCGTGTGGAAGCGCGTGTTCGTCGCCTCGACGCTCGGGCTCGCTGCGAGCGAGCGCTTCCGGACGTTGGTCGGCGGAGACACACTCGCGACGCTCGTGCTCCTCGCCGGTGCAGTCGCGGTGATCGTGTGGCTCGCCGCTGGTCTGCCGCGCGAGCGCAGGCCGTGGCTGCCGGGCGCGTTCGTGCTCGCGACCGCCTCGCTCTTCGGCGCCATCGGCGATGCCCCGCGCCTCTACGCGCAGACCGAGGCGAACCAGCGCTACTTCCTGGCGCCGGCGGCGCTGTTCCTGCTGCTCGTGCTGGTCGGGATCCGGCGCGAGGCGCGCCCGCGCTCGCTCGTGTGCGCGGCACTGCTCGCGACGGCGCTCGCGACCAGCGCCCCCGGGTGGCGGGCCGGCGTCTGGTGGCGGCCGACGTGGCCGCGCTGGGCCGACGAGGTGCGGAGGTGGGAGCAGGATCCGCGAGCGGCGCTGCGCATCTGGCCGCTCGGATGGACGACGCGGCTCGTACCGCGTCCCGTGCCGCGCCGTCCATGGTTGACCCCATGACCCGCGCCGGCTAGCCGCACGCATGCCTTTCGTTCTCGTCGAGAAGCCACGGCCGCACGTCGGCGTGATCGTCATGAACCGGCCGGAGCGCATGAACGCGATGTCGTTCGATACCGTGGCGCCGCTCTACGAGGCGATCGACTTCGTCGGACGCGACAACGACACGTGGGTCGTCGTGCTGACCGGCGCCGGCAGGGGATTCTGCTCGGGGCTCGACCTGGAGGACCACGGCGTGCCGCCGGGCTGCGACGGCCTGCCGATGTCGCGCATCGCCATCCGGGCGATGGAATACATGTCGAACCTGGTCCCGGCGCTGCGCGCCATCCCGCAGCCGGTCCTCGCGGCGGTGAACGGTCCGGCGTATGGCGGCGGCCTCTGTCTCGCGCTCGGCGCGGACGTACGGATCGCCGGGACGTCGGCGTCGTTCCGGAGCGCCGGCATCACGAACGGGCTCACGGGGACCGAGCTCGGCGTCTCCTGGCTCCTGCCGCGCGCCATCGGTGCCGCGCACGCGTCGGACGTGATCCTCACCGCGCGCGAGGTCGACGCCGCCGAGGCGCTCCGCCTGGGGCTGGTCTCCCGCGTCGTCGCCGACGATGCGCTGCGCGAGGCGGTGCTCGATCTCGCCTCCACCATGTGCGGCTACAGCCCGCACGGCCTCGCGATGACGAAGAAGGTGCTGTGGTCGAACCTGGAGACGGGCAGCCTCGAAGCCGCGATCGATCTCGAGAACCGCAACCAGCTCCTCGTGCGCATGACGACCCAGAACCTGCAGGAGGCGATCACGGCCCGGAAGCAGAGGCGCCCGCCACGCTTCGAGGACTGACGCCGGCGGCCTTGTACCGGGTCGCCGCGTGCGACAGGAGGACGACATGAGCGACTCATCCCCCGCCCGGGCGCGGTTCGCGAGCATGGAGGCGAGCACCGCCGACGACTGGGCCGTCATCAGCTCGTACTTCCCGGGCTTCGCGCAGGGCTTGCCCGATCGGATCCTCTCGCACCTGCGTCTGCTCGGCGGTGACTTCGGCGGCTTCGCGGTCGATCGCCTGACGCACTCGCTGCAGACGGCGACGCTCGCGCACCGCGACGGCCGCGACGAGGAGTACGTCGTGTGCGCGCTCCTGCACGACATCGGCGACACGCTCGGCACCTACAACCACGCCGACATCGCCGCCGCGATCGTGAAGCCCTTCGTGTCGGCCGAGAACCATTGGATGGTCGAGAAGCACGCCGTCTTCCAGGGCTACTACTTCTTCCATCACATCGGCCTCGATCGGAACCTTCGCGACGCGTTCCGCGACCATCCCGGCTTCGAGCGCACCGCGGAGTTCTGCGCCAAGTACGACGGGCCCGCCTTCGACGCGCGCGGCGAGACCCTCCCACTGTCGTTCTTCGAGCCGATGGTGGGGCGCGTATTCGCCGCGCCCAAGCGATCGCTCTACGTGGAGGCTCCTGAATGAACAGCACCATCACCGAGATCGCGCCGGACACGTACCGCATCTCGACGTTCCATCCCGGCTACAAGATGCAGTTCAACCAGTTCCTCGTGAAGGACGAGGAGCCGCTCCTGTTCCACACCGCCTTCCGGAAGATGTTCGACGTCACGCGCGAGGCGGTGGCGAAGGTCGTCGACCCGGCGAAGCTGCGCTGGATCGGCTTCAGCCACTTCGAGCCCGACGAGTGCGGGGCCTTGAATCAGTACCTCGACGTCGCGCCGCGCGCGCAGGCGGTGTGCAGCTTCGTCGGCAAGATCGTGATGCTGGATGACTACGCCGACCGCGAGCCGCGCGCCCTCGCCGACGGCGAGGTGCTGGCGACGGGACGGCACCGCCTGCGCTTCCTCGCGACCCCGCAGGTGCCGCACGGCTGGGACGCGGGTCTCCTCTTCGACGAGACGGAGCGCACGCTCTTCTGCTCGGACCTCTTCTTCCACGCCGGCGATCCGGCGCCGACGGCGACCGACATCGTCGGTCCGGCGATGGAGTCGGTCGTGAGGGGACTCTCGGGTCCCATGGCGAAGGACATGCCGTACACGCCCTACACAGACGCGACGCTGCGCCGCCTCGCCGCCCTCGAGCCGCGCACGCTCGCCACCATGCACGGCTCGTCGTTCGCCGGCGACGGCGGCCGCGCCGTGCTGGACCTGGCGCGCGTGCTGGCGGACGCGCTCGGGAACGCGAAGTAGCTCAGGCGGCCGGCAGCGCCGGCGCGTCGCCGTCGACGCGCCGGCCGGTCCGCACGTCGAACCGGTAGCCGTGCCAGGGGCACGTGACGCAGCCGTCCTCGACGGCGGCGCCGTCGAGCGGTCCGCCCAGGTGCGGACACACCGACGAGAAGCGGACGGGCGCGCCGCCGACCACGGCCTCGCACGTCGTGCGCGCCAGTCGGCCGTCCACGAAGGCCTGCCGGCGGATCATCATGGCCTCGTCCTGATCCCAGAGCAGCGTGTAGAGGCCGACGTAGAGGCGCCCGACGCTCTCGACGCTCGACGGCTTGACGCGGGGCAGGAGGAACTCGACGTGGACGTTCGTCGCGTGGTCGGCGACCGGCGCGAGCGTCGTCACGATGTCGCTGCCCGTGCCCGGGCCGTCCACCGTGCGGCTGTGATAGACGAGGTTCGCGCGGTCGATGGCGACGTCGATCACGAAGGGCGTCGGATCGCCGCGCACCGACAGCTCGGCGCGGAAGCCGCCGGACGACTCGTCCAGCAACCGGACGTGCCCGAACGACTCGCGGTGGAGCCACGGCAGGTGCTCCCAGTCGAGCACGTTCTCCCAGATGCGCTCGAGGGAGGCACGGATCGTGCGATCGTAGACGGCGACCCTGGTCGGCGACATCGCCAGGTCTGCCTACGTCGCGGACGCGCTTGGCGTCAACCGGAACGCGTGCGATGAAGGCGGCCGCATGACCGCGTTCACGAACGAGATCGTCGAGTCGAACGGCATCCGCATGGCGGTGCGCGACGAGGGGCAGGGGCCGGCCGTCGTCCTCTGCCACGGCTTTCCCGAGCTCGCCTACTCGTGGCGCCACCAGATCGCGGCCCTCGCGGCCGCGGGCTTTCGCGCCATCGCCCCCGACCAGCGCGGGTACGGCGGCACCGATCGCCCGGCCGACGTCGCCGCCTACGACATCCATCATCTGACCGGCGATCTCGTCGGCCTCCTCGACGCCCTCGGCATCGAGCGGGCCGTGTTCGCCGGGCACGACTGGGGCGGCCTCGTCGTGTGGATGATGCCACTGCTGCATCCGACCCGGACGGCGGGCGTGATCGGCGTCAACACGCCGTACTTCCCGCGCTCGTTCATGGCACCCGTTGAGCTGATGCGGCAGGCGTTCGGCGACAACCACTACATCGTGCACTTCCAGCAGCCGGGCGTCGCCGATGCCGCCCTCGCGCGCGACGTGCGCAAGGTATTCACCGCGCTCGGACGCCGCGGCGTGCCCATCGCCGAGGTCGAGGCCGCGATCGTGGCGGCGGGCGGCATGCGCAACCTGGTGGACGTGATCGAGCAGGGCCCGACGCTCGGCGAGCCGCTCTTCTCCGAGGAGGACCTGGACACGTACGTGCGGACGTTCGAGCGCACCGGCTTCACCGGCGGCATCAACTGGTATCGCAACATGGACCGGAACTGGGCGACCACCCCGCAGCTCGACGGCGCGCGCATCGAGGTGCCGTCGCTCATGGTGACGGCCGAATGGGATCCGGTGCTGCGCGCCGAGATGGCCGAGCCCATGCGCGCGTCGGTCGCCGATCTCGAGATCCACATGATCCGCGCCTGCGGCCACTGGACGCAGCAGGAGCGGCCCGACGAGCTGAGCCGCATCATGGTCGACTGGCTGCGCCGCCGATTCGCATGAGCAAGCTCGGCGATCTCCTGCGAGACAGGGGCGTGACGGTCGGTGACCCGCCTCCCGCTCCGCCGGCCGCGCCGGCAGCCGAGCAGATCGACTTCGGTGGCGCCCAGAAGATCGTGCTCCGCCGTGAGAAGAAGGGGCGCGGCGGCAAGACGGCGACGGTGGTCGAGGGCATCCGGGTGTCGCCGTCGGCGCTCGAGCGGATCGCACGCGATCTCCGGCGCGCGCTCGGCTGCGGCGCCACGGTCGAGGGCAGCACGATCGTCGTGCAGGGCGACATGGCGGCGCGCATCGAGCCGTGGCTCGCCGCCCGCGGCGCGAAGAAGATCGTGATCGGGAGCTGAGGGCTACGCCGGTCGCTGCGCGCGACCGCGGCGGCCGACGGCGACGTGGAACATGACGCTCTTGCCGGCGGCGTGCGGCGAGAAGAACGACGTGACGTCGTCGTCGAAGAACGTGAGGCCGGTCGCGCCCAGCCCGAGCGCATACGCCGCCAGGTACGTGCGACCGCCGGCGATCGCCGCCTCGAGCTGCGCCACGCGATAGCCACGATCGCCGAGGCGCGCGAAGACCGCGTGCAGGTCGACGAGCCAGTACAGGGACGCTGCGGCGTCGGCGGGAAGATCCTGGCCGAGGCCGAGGAAGCCGGCCTCCCGGCGAAAGTCCCCGCGGCGAAGCAGCTCCATTGCCGATCCATCCGCAGCGACGGCGTAGGCGCCCGCCTCGAGGCCGTCGACCGCGTTCACGATCGCATAGCACGCGGGCGGCGCATGGACGTCGAGCGGCGCCGAGCGACTCGACGCATGGAGGACGGTCGCGAGCGCCTCCATGGGAATCGGCGCGAGCGGGAAACGGCGCGTGGACCCGCGGCGCAGAATCACGGCTTCGATCGGCTCCGGGACGACCGACGCCGCAAGCGGCGCGAGCGCGATCGCACCCCGATGCGAATCGATCGCCGGCGTCCCCGCCGCCCGCCAGGCCCGCACGGCGTCGGGGGCCGGCAGGCTCGACGCATCGTGCGCCGCGCGCAGGATCGGATATTCGATCTCCTCGGGCGATAGTGGGAGCGTCGCGAGGTCGAGACGCGCGAGCGCTGGGGGATCCGGCGGCGTCGTACCGCCGGACCCGAGCGCGATCACCGCGAGCGGGACCTCACGCGCCGGGTCCAGCTCGAGGAGCTGCGTCACCGCCTCGTCGACGAAGCCCGTGACCACCTCGGCGGGTATCCCGAGCGCCGCGGCCGCGGCGAGCAGGTTCGCCACCAGCGTGCCAGCGTCCCAGAACGCGTGCCGGTAGGTGCGCGTCCGGTACTTCCACGCGTTGCGCCAGAAGGTGCTGGTGAGGACGAGAAGGGTGGGCGCCGCGATCACGTGCGGCTCGTCGGCGGTCGCACGTGCGAGACGGCCGCGCTGATCGCCGTCGCGCAGGCGCCGCAGCGCGAAGTCGTGCGGCCCGAAGTGATAGACGCCGGCCGCGAGGTCGCCCAGGTCCCCGCATGCGACGTAGACGTCCACGTGGTAGAGCGCGCCCGTGCACGCCGCGGCACGGTAGAAGACCTCACCGCCGGGATGCGTCCGCCGGCGCACGACGCCGGCGCTGAAGTAGAGAAGGTGCGCCAGGCGGGCCAGGTCGAGCGAGGTCGCGACCGGTGCCGGCACGCCGGCGATCGCGTCGAGCGCCGGCCGCTGCGAGCCGGGCAGCTCCGTCGGAAGCGGGATCGTGTCGAGGTCCGGGTAGACTTTGAAGGGGCGAGGTTGGTTATCCCAATCGAGGTAGTGCGGCTGTGCTCGCAGGCTGGCGACCGAATGCTTGCTGCGCTCGTGGTAGTCGCGGAGCGTCGTGCCGTCGTCGTTCGGCATGACCGACCTCTATCACCGATGCGCGACGACGACACGGCGCGGCGGTGAAGTTCGACGCAGAAACCACTGGTCGCGCGCTCACCGCATCTGGTATGCCTTCCTCACCGGAGGGGGTCCGATGCAGCAGCGCCGCAGCGACCGCAGTCGCGCACCGCCGTCGTGCGGATGGTGAGCCCGACGTGGCGCGCCGCGTCCCGTGGACCGAGCGGCGCGCATCTCGAGGTACGGCCTCCTACCACCTCACGGGAGGACTCCCATGCGACACGAGCAGACGGCCCCGTACCGTCGACCGAAGAGATTCCGGAGCCGTCGTGGATTCGCGCTCTACGAGACCCTGCTCGCGCTCTCGTTCCTGGTCGGGACCCTGATCGCCGTCTCGGCCACGCCGCCCGCACACGCCGTCACGTGCGGCAACGGCACGGTCGAGACGGGAGAGGACTGCGATCCGCCCGGAAGCCAGTGCGTCGGCGGTTCGCCCTCGGGCGTGTTCACGTGTGCGATCGATTGCCAGTGCACGTGCGGCAACGGCGTCGTCGATCCGGGCGAGCAGTGCGATGCGAGCTCGCCGAGCGGCGCGCTGTGTCTCGCCGGTCCGTGCACGAACACGTGCGCCTGCCCGACGACGACCACGACCACCTCGACGAGCACGATCACCACGTCCAGCTCCACGACCACCTCGACCAGCACCACCACGTCGACGACCGTGATCCAGGACCCGGACCACTACCAGTGCTACGAGGCGAAGCCGAAGTTCTTCGCGCCGAGGACCGTGACCGTGCAGGACCAGTTCGGGACGCTCTCCGCGACGATTCGCTTCCCGCACCGGCTCTGCAACCCGGTCAACAAGAACAACGAGGGGATCATCGATCCCACCGAGCATCTGACCGGCTACAAGGCGAAGGCAGCGTTCAGCAAGCGGCTCGGCCAGGTCGTCGTCGATCAGTTCGGACAGCTGACCCTCGACGTGACCCGCCCGGTCCTCCTCATGCTGCCGACGTCGAAGGACGGCGTCGCGGCGGTTCCGCCGCCGGTCGACCACTTCATGTGCTACAAGGTGCGGAAGACGCGAGGGGCACCGAAGTTCACGCCCGTCACGGTGAACGTCGCCGATCAGTTCCAGACGGTCACCGAGACCTTGCTCAAGCCAGTGCACCTCTGCGCGCCAGCGAGCAAGAACAACGAGAATCCCGACGCGCCGAACCACACCGGGCATCTCCTCTGCTACAAATCCAAGTCCGCGATCGCGTTCGGCACCGAGGCGCACAACATCGCCAACCAGTTCGGCCTCGATCAGCTCACGATCATCCACCGCCGTGAGCTGTGCGTTCCGGCGCTGAAGAACCCGCCGCCGACCACCACCAGCACGTCGACGAGCACGACGTCCACGAGCACGTCGACCAGCACCAGCACCTCGACCACGACCAGCACGGTGACCACGACCAGCACCGTGACCACCACGGTCACACCCACGACCACGACCTCGACCACGACGTCGACGACGCTCTACGGCTCGCCGAGCCGCGCGTTCGTCGATCGCGTCGCTTCGCTCCTCGACTGAGGCGCCGCGCGTTCGGGGGGTGCGGGCATGGGCCCGCACCCCCCGGCGTCGTTGCGAGCGCTCTTGTCACGAACGCGCCGGCCCCATAGAAGATGTGAGTTTGCCACTCACCCGCGGCCGGACGGCCGCGCAGAAGGAGCGCTCTACATGGGTCGGAAGGTGTTCGTCGTCGGCGTCGGCATGACCAAGTTCGAGAAGCCGTTCTCGAAGGCCTGGGACTACCCGGACATGGCGAAGGAGGCCGGCGAGAAGGCGCTCGCCGATGCAGGCATCCCGTATTCGGAGATCCAGCAGGCCGCCGTCGGCTACTGCTACGGCGACTCGACCGCCGGCCAGCGTGCGGTCTACCAGCTCGGCTGCACCGGCATCCCGGTCTACAACGTCAACAACAACTGCTCGACCGGCTCGACGGCGCTCTTCATGGCCAAGCAGTTCGTCGAGGGTGGCCTCGCCGACTGCGTGCTCGCGCTCGGGTTCGAGAAGATGGAGAAGGGCTCGCTCGGCGCCAAGTTCATGGATCGCACCAACCCCATGGACAAGCAGCTCCAGGTGATGGTCGACCTCCGCGGCTTCGAGACGGCGCCGCCCACGGCGCAGTTCTTCGGCAACGCCGGTCGCGAGCACATGGAGAAGTACGGCACGCGCCCCGAGGCCTTCGCCAAGATCGGTCACAAGAACCACAAGCACTCGGTGAACAACCCGTATTCGCAGTTCCAGCAGGAGTACACGCTCGACGACATCCTGAAGGCGCCCATGGTGTTCGACCCGCTGACGAAGCTCCAGTGCTGCCCGACCTCGGACGGCGCCGGCGCGGCGATCCTCGCGAGCGAGGACTTCGTCAAGAAGCACAACCTGCAGAAGCAGGCGGTCGAGATCGCCGGCATGGCCATGACGACGGACTTCTCGAGCACGTTCGACGCGAAGAGCTGCATCAAGCTGATCGGCCAGGACATGACCGCCGCCGCGGCGCGCAAGGTCTACGAGCAGTCGGGCCTCGGGCCCGAGAACGTCGACGTGATCGAGCTGCACGACTGCTTCTCGACCAACGAGCTCGTGACCTACGAGGGCCTCGGGCTGTGTCCGGAGGGCAAGGGCGGCGAGCTCATCGAGTCGGGCGCCGTCACGTATGGCGGCAAGTGGGTCGTGAACCCGTCCGGCGGTCTCATCTCGAAGGGCCACCCGCTCGGCGCCACCGGGCTCGCGCAGTGCGCGGAGCTCAACTGGCAGCTACGCGGCGAGGCCGAGAAACG
This DNA window, taken from Candidatus Eisenbacteria bacterium, encodes the following:
- a CDS encoding lipid-transfer protein, producing MSLKDKAAIVGIGQLPFSKNIGKPEEVTALEATKIALEDAGLRPSDIDGMVKWSIQTTAENVIARNLGVPNLRFFGEVGYGGGGGCGTIGHAAAAIAAGMARCVLIYRSRNRGSGGRPWAGTSRERDLSQAEGNETAFYAPYGFVRPVDQVAMFARRFLHERGYTTRHLGWIAVSTRKHASRNPFAMMREPITLDDHANARLISDPLRLLDNCLETDGAAAVIVAEAGLARNCKQKPAWITAASQGMGPRNFTMNNFFKNPFLESPGAHAATALWAMAGVGPKDVDVAQLYDAFTPLVLASLEEYGFCKPGEAGAFVEDGGLEVGGRLPNNTSGGSLSEAYVHGINLIIEATRQIRGISCNQVPGAKLSLATSGNMVPTGAILLRGD
- a CDS encoding OB-fold domain-containing protein gives rise to the protein MSEATADVERRTGGEWWLPYWAAGRARELRFQRCSACKAWRHPPGPMCPSCLSLESEWATASGRATLLSWVVVHPPVLPAWKDRTPFVVVLVECEEGVRTMGNLLGATAADLRMDMPMAVDFAPSPDGDLVPQWRPA
- a CDS encoding ROK family protein, whose product is MAAGVGRYVGIDVGGTKIEGVVLGEDLAEIARRRVPTEREKGYERVVGRIADLVAELRASAPDCRRVGIGTPGSLSARDRTLKNSNTTCLNGRPLHADLERRIGLEVVMENDANCFALAEVRAGAARGARLAFGVILGTGVGGGIVVDGRVWTGPQHVAGEWGHHRIADDGPDCYCGQRGCVETFLSGPALERSYRHAGGDGCGAAEVARRAESGEARAAGVLHRYVDRFGRALANVINILDPDVVVLGGGLSNLACLYGAGIEAVRGYVFNDELRTRIVRHGLGDAAGGLGAALLTVP
- a CDS encoding enoyl-CoA hydratase-related protein, with the translated sequence MPFVLVEKPRPHVGVIVMNRPERMNAMSFDTVAPLYEAIDFVGRDNDTWVVVLTGAGRGFCSGLDLEDHGVPPGCDGLPMSRIAIRAMEYMSNLVPALRAIPQPVLAAVNGPAYGGGLCLALGADVRIAGTSASFRSAGITNGLTGTELGVSWLLPRAIGAAHASDVILTAREVDAAEALRLGLVSRVVADDALREAVLDLASTMCGYSPHGLAMTKKVLWSNLETGSLEAAIDLENRNQLLVRMTTQNLQEAITARKQRRPPRFED
- a CDS encoding HD domain-containing protein, encoding MSDSSPARARFASMEASTADDWAVISSYFPGFAQGLPDRILSHLRLLGGDFGGFAVDRLTHSLQTATLAHRDGRDEEYVVCALLHDIGDTLGTYNHADIAAAIVKPFVSAENHWMVEKHAVFQGYYFFHHIGLDRNLRDAFRDHPGFERTAEFCAKYDGPAFDARGETLPLSFFEPMVGRVFAAPKRSLYVEAPE
- a CDS encoding MBL fold metallo-hydrolase, yielding MNSTITEIAPDTYRISTFHPGYKMQFNQFLVKDEEPLLFHTAFRKMFDVTREAVAKVVDPAKLRWIGFSHFEPDECGALNQYLDVAPRAQAVCSFVGKIVMLDDYADREPRALADGEVLATGRHRLRFLATPQVPHGWDAGLLFDETERTLFCSDLFFHAGDPAPTATDIVGPAMESVVRGLSGPMAKDMPYTPYTDATLRRLAALEPRTLATMHGSSFAGDGGRAVLDLARVLADALGNAK
- a CDS encoding Rieske (2Fe-2S) protein, encoding MSPTRVAVYDRTIRASLERIWENVLDWEHLPWLHRESFGHVRLLDESSGGFRAELSVRGDPTPFVIDVAIDRANLVYHSRTVDGPGTGSDIVTTLAPVADHATNVHVEFLLPRVKPSSVESVGRLYVGLYTLLWDQDEAMMIRRQAFVDGRLARTTCEAVVGGAPVRFSSVCPHLGGPLDGAAVEDGCVTCPWHGYRFDVRTGRRVDGDAPALPAA
- a CDS encoding alpha/beta hydrolase, producing MTAFTNEIVESNGIRMAVRDEGQGPAVVLCHGFPELAYSWRHQIAALAAAGFRAIAPDQRGYGGTDRPADVAAYDIHHLTGDLVGLLDALGIERAVFAGHDWGGLVVWMMPLLHPTRTAGVIGVNTPYFPRSFMAPVELMRQAFGDNHYIVHFQQPGVADAALARDVRKVFTALGRRGVPIAEVEAAIVAAGGMRNLVDVIEQGPTLGEPLFSEEDLDTYVRTFERTGFTGGINWYRNMDRNWATTPQLDGARIEVPSLMVTAEWDPVLRAEMAEPMRASVADLEIHMIRACGHWTQQERPDELSRIMVDWLRRRFA
- a CDS encoding translation initiation factor; amino-acid sequence: MSKLGDLLRDRGVTVGDPPPAPPAAPAAEQIDFGGAQKIVLRREKKGRGGKTATVVEGIRVSPSALERIARDLRRALGCGATVEGSTIVVQGDMAARIEPWLAARGAKKIVIGS